One genomic segment of Methanothermobacter wolfeii includes these proteins:
- the fwdF gene encoding tungsten-dependent formylmethanofuran dehydrogenase subunit FwdF, with translation MLVNERMGSERRTLNYNPDLCTGCGLCSETCPVDAIDIAPLLPIARGLIKMNRVSFNKEKCVLCGLCASVCIFGAIDLQKDGKSIRGADEYPFWDFKLEIDDEKCFLCGNCADACPRNALLTIRDLPERKSLVKGEINVSMEKCIYCGECAAMCPVSAIEISWRDPDSSNMAIADGIRVDEDKCLYCGICKRICPVGAIRMSCLTCMYKEELKATVEGAVITIDEKCAHCGWCMEICPANAITVKKPIRGTIGQADERCRGESCHACVDVCPCNAISIINGTARIDEKFCVFCGACSSVCPDGLLSIERSELRIRNLKSVAWEHIIKTALQK, from the coding sequence ATGTTGGTTAATGAAAGGATGGGTTCTGAAAGGAGGACACTGAATTACAATCCGGATCTATGCACGGGTTGTGGGTTATGTTCAGAGACATGCCCTGTGGACGCTATAGATATAGCTCCTCTTCTCCCAATAGCGAGGGGTTTAATCAAAATGAACAGAGTGTCCTTCAACAAGGAGAAGTGTGTTCTATGTGGGTTATGTGCTTCAGTATGCATCTTCGGAGCCATAGATCTCCAGAAGGATGGTAAAAGCATAAGGGGCGCCGATGAATATCCGTTCTGGGACTTTAAACTTGAAATTGATGACGAAAAATGCTTTTTATGCGGTAATTGCGCCGATGCATGTCCAAGGAATGCACTCTTAACCATCAGGGATCTTCCTGAACGTAAATCCCTTGTAAAAGGGGAGATAAATGTATCAATGGAAAAATGCATCTATTGTGGTGAATGTGCAGCTATGTGTCCTGTATCAGCCATTGAAATAAGCTGGAGAGACCCGGATTCATCAAATATGGCGATAGCCGATGGAATCCGGGTGGATGAGGATAAATGTCTCTACTGCGGCATATGCAAAAGGATATGTCCTGTTGGCGCCATCCGTATGAGCTGTCTGACATGCATGTATAAGGAGGAACTGAAGGCCACTGTTGAGGGTGCTGTCATAACAATTGATGAAAAATGTGCTCACTGTGGTTGGTGTATGGAAATATGCCCGGCAAATGCGATCACCGTTAAAAAACCCATCAGAGGAACCATAGGCCAGGCAGATGAGCGATGCAGGGGTGAGTCATGCCACGCGTGTGTGGATGTTTGTCCCTGTAATGCAATCAGTATAATAAATGGTACTGCCCGGATCGATGAGAAATTCTGCGTATTCTGCGGAGCATGCTCCAGTGTCTGTCCCGATGGACTCCTCTCTATTGAAAGGTCTGAACTAAGGATCAGGAATCTAAAGTCAGTGGCATGGGAACACATCATAAAGACGGCACTCCAGAAATAA
- a CDS encoding ATP-binding protein, with translation MIVINREKCSGVENCAGKGLCILICEKDAIIEDNGFPLVINDKCDNCRLCISNCPNGAISEVDTDVG, from the coding sequence ATGATAGTCATCAATAGGGAGAAATGTAGCGGTGTTGAAAACTGCGCGGGAAAAGGCCTCTGCATTCTCATCTGTGAAAAGGATGCAATAATTGAGGACAACGGATTTCCCCTTGTGATAAATGATAAATGTGATAATTGTAGGCTTTGCATCTCTAACTGCCCAAACGGCGCTATTTCTGAGGTAGATACTGATGTTGGTTAA
- a CDS encoding endonuclease/exonuclease/phosphatase family protein translates to MELKVLTWNLNRASYRRRKLWSYMGELEFDAGFFQEVYMIPNEVRWNYHTFRGEMNTLLLHKDLMLDSMKRNYLEISDNHCIEDFYVSCRIEIGGNSLSLFSIYNYIGPADSDFSEFLDLLYNYIEEGEDLIIIGGDFNINKNFSPSLRRLALLAEEMTGRLSELGFRDVLREEEDPFTFMTPNGGKYQIDYLFVPEGVKILDVWHPPAGEIIETRPRLSDHIPLRVTLEI, encoded by the coding sequence ATGGAACTTAAGGTTCTGACATGGAACCTGAACCGGGCATCCTACAGGCGGAGGAAACTCTGGAGTTATATGGGGGAACTGGAATTTGATGCAGGATTTTTCCAGGAGGTCTACATGATACCCAATGAGGTAAGGTGGAATTACCATACCTTCCGCGGGGAGATGAACACATTACTTCTTCATAAGGATCTCATGCTGGATTCCATGAAAAGGAACTACCTTGAAATCTCAGACAACCACTGTATAGAAGATTTTTATGTTTCCTGCAGAATAGAAATCGGAGGAAATAGTCTTTCCCTCTTTAGCATATACAATTACATTGGGCCAGCAGATAGTGACTTTTCTGAGTTCCTTGACCTCCTGTATAACTACATTGAGGAGGGAGAGGACCTGATCATAATTGGCGGTGATTTCAACATCAATAAAAACTTCAGCCCATCCCTGAGGAGGTTAGCACTCCTTGCAGAGGAGATGACCGGAAGACTCTCTGAACTTGGATTCAGGGATGTTCTCAGGGAGGAGGAAGATCCATTCACATTCATGACACCTAACGGGGGGAAATACCAGATTGATTACCTCTTTGTCCCGGAAGGAGTGAAGATCCTTGACGTCTGGCACCCTCCGGCAGGTGAAATTATAGAGACCAGGCCAAGGTTATCTGATCATATACCCCTCAGGGTAACCCTGGAGATCTAG
- a CDS encoding MarR family transcriptional regulator, translated as MKDMQAIRDEHRETRESMERYILVALFLIEQRWSYIVSREFREDGITAKQWLFMVILGNVFERPPSMQEMADAMSTTHQNVKQLAVRLEDKGLIRIKPDPQNRRMLRLEPAEGFHRFWAGRDKRDAEAVKSLFDSLDDEEVKSLFNIFAKLEEASKERYLEYCGRRCSK; from the coding sequence ATGAAGGATATGCAGGCAATACGGGATGAACACCGGGAGACAAGGGAGTCCATGGAGAGGTACATACTGGTAGCCCTCTTCCTCATCGAGCAGCGCTGGAGCTACATAGTGAGCCGCGAGTTCCGCGAAGATGGCATAACAGCAAAGCAGTGGCTCTTCATGGTGATCCTTGGAAACGTCTTTGAAAGGCCCCCCTCAATGCAGGAGATGGCTGATGCCATGAGCACCACCCACCAGAACGTCAAGCAGCTCGCAGTCCGCCTTGAGGATAAGGGGCTCATAAGGATAAAACCTGACCCTCAAAACAGGAGGATGCTCCGACTTGAGCCCGCAGAGGGTTTCCATAGATTCTGGGCCGGCAGGGACAAAAGGGACGCTGAAGCAGTGAAATCCCTCTTCGATTCACTTGACGATGAAGAGGTCAAAAGCCTCTTTAACATATTTGCAAAGCTTGAGGAAGCATCAAAGGAGAGGTACCTGGAATACTGTGGAAGAAGGTGTTCAAAATGA
- a CDS encoding DUF6544 family protein, whose translation MLGKRFRMEVEEELRKGYAQGDREVPGILMRYLDLCGLPPHPRNLLMRWADSRIRRGSGWMDVDMLQFNTPTPFRSVYINGRLFGIPVEGLDIYSGGHGEMIIRALKFLKLADEGGAPMDQSGLVTILSEAPLLPSLLFAEYIEWSELDENRVEARIRDHGTAAGGIFTFDDRGRFIKFYTEDRYCAEFNMEQHPWSVEVLSYQDTGGFLYPSECTATWHLPDGDLKYFHGRIGEAEFNINTL comes from the coding sequence ATGCTTGGAAAAAGATTCAGAATGGAAGTTGAAGAAGAACTCAGAAAAGGTTACGCGCAGGGGGATAGGGAAGTCCCCGGGATCCTCATGAGGTACCTTGACCTCTGCGGTCTACCCCCTCACCCCAGGAACCTCCTCATGAGGTGGGCTGATTCAAGGATAAGGAGGGGCTCGGGGTGGATGGATGTGGATATGCTGCAGTTCAACACCCCGACACCCTTCAGGAGCGTTTACATAAATGGACGCCTCTTCGGAATCCCGGTAGAGGGCCTCGATATCTACTCCGGGGGTCATGGCGAGATGATCATAAGGGCCCTGAAATTCCTTAAACTGGCCGATGAGGGCGGAGCCCCCATGGACCAGTCAGGCCTTGTAACCATCCTCTCAGAGGCCCCGCTCCTGCCATCACTGCTGTTTGCAGAATACATAGAATGGTCAGAGCTGGATGAGAACAGGGTTGAGGCCAGAATCCGGGACCATGGCACCGCCGCCGGGGGCATCTTCACCTTCGATGACAGGGGGCGGTTCATAAAGTTCTACACCGAGGACAGGTACTGTGCAGAGTTCAACATGGAACAGCACCCCTGGAGTGTTGAGGTGCTGTCCTACCAGGATACCGGTGGTTTCCTGTATCCATCCGAGTGCACCGCAACCTGGCACCTGCCTGATGGTGACCTGAAGTACTTCCATGGTAGAATTGGGGAAGCAGAATTCAACATAAACACACTTTAG
- a CDS encoding nitroreductase family protein has product MKELYPFIFRRKSTRKYTGPVGEEELNMVSASLKELEPLLSSEVELKIVGRDDVRTGMQRPAPHYIAAFADGDEGKMNAGFMLQQMDLKLSSMGIGSCWQGIPSPGGHLKSELEFVIFLALGEAGEPVHRSRSEFRRKPLSEITDITGMDDVLEAVRLAPSAVNNQPWYLTGGDGEIHVYCRIPGPIKRRLVGRWNPIDMGIALAHLQISLQHHGYRTGFRVLEDPMELKNFRYTGTFSYMEL; this is encoded by the coding sequence ATGAAAGAACTTTACCCCTTCATCTTCAGGAGGAAGTCCACAAGGAAGTACACTGGCCCCGTCGGTGAAGAGGAGCTGAACATGGTTTCAGCAAGCCTCAAGGAACTGGAGCCGCTCTTATCTTCTGAAGTTGAACTTAAAATTGTTGGAAGAGATGATGTCAGGACAGGGATGCAGCGCCCGGCACCCCACTATATTGCAGCCTTTGCAGATGGTGATGAAGGGAAAATGAATGCCGGTTTCATGCTCCAGCAGATGGACCTGAAGCTCTCATCCATGGGGATCGGGAGCTGCTGGCAGGGGATACCCTCACCAGGGGGTCACCTGAAATCTGAACTTGAATTTGTAATATTCCTTGCCCTTGGAGAGGCCGGTGAACCTGTTCACAGGAGCCGCTCAGAGTTCAGGAGGAAGCCCCTCTCTGAGATAACAGATATAACCGGGATGGATGATGTGCTTGAGGCCGTGAGGCTGGCTCCATCTGCAGTCAACAACCAGCCATGGTACCTTACAGGAGGTGATGGTGAGATCCACGTCTACTGCAGAATACCCGGACCCATAAAGAGGCGCCTTGTTGGCCGCTGGAACCCCATCGATATGGGTATAGCCCTGGCACACCTTCAGATCTCACTCCAGCACCACGGCTACAGAACAGGGTTCAGGGTGCTTGAGGATCCCATGGAACTTAAGAACTTCAGGTACACCGGGACCTTCAGCTACATGGAGTTATAA
- a CDS encoding carboxymuconolactone decarboxylase family protein: MKTGADRFLEELPAVAEAFKGFREAVRSEGKLTEREKLLISVACAVAVRCDACTRRHAEEALARGIGEDELAEAAALAALIRAGSAMNTAAGIFRD, from the coding sequence ATGAAGACAGGAGCAGACAGATTCCTAGAAGAATTACCTGCAGTTGCAGAGGCATTCAAAGGCTTTAGAGAAGCTGTAAGATCTGAGGGAAAACTCACAGAGAGGGAGAAACTCCTGATATCCGTCGCATGCGCGGTTGCGGTTAGATGCGATGCATGCACCAGAAGGCACGCTGAAGAGGCCCTTGCCCGTGGTATAGGGGAGGATGAACTTGCAGAGGCGGCAGCACTCGCCGCACTTATAAGGGCTGGTTCTGCAATGAACACCGCAGCAGGGATATTCCGTGATTGA
- a CDS encoding metal-dependent transcriptional regulator, producing MRLTRSMENYLEEMYRIRSHGIIRTSDLSAKMKVKPASATQMLKKLHGMGLVIHHPYLGAELTDEGRKLAAEVMRRHMLLECLFHEVLGMDLESAYDEASRMKHELFRETELALMRYLGNPSRCPHGIPIP from the coding sequence ATGAGACTTACAAGGAGCATGGAAAACTACCTTGAAGAAATGTACAGGATAAGGAGCCATGGCATCATAAGGACATCAGACCTCTCGGCCAAGATGAAGGTCAAACCAGCCAGCGCAACCCAGATGCTCAAGAAACTCCACGGGATGGGCCTTGTAATCCACCACCCCTACCTTGGAGCTGAACTCACAGATGAGGGAAGGAAGCTTGCAGCGGAGGTCATGAGGAGACACATGCTGCTTGAGTGCCTCTTCCATGAGGTACTGGGCATGGACCTGGAATCCGCCTATGATGAGGCATCCCGCATGAAACATGAGCTCTTCAGGGAGACAGAGCTTGCCCTCATGAGGTACCTTGGCAATCCATCAAGGTGCCCCCACGGCATACCCATACCCTGA
- a CDS encoding TIGR04076 family protein has protein sequence MLEIRVHEIRGNCPVYREGDRIVIDDPKIDLERTDALCTHALSTILHYTTILERNWCPLELGLTVEGDEESAYMQCIDPGRPYTHGGTVIFRCRRIR, from the coding sequence ATGCTTGAGATACGGGTACATGAGATAAGGGGGAATTGCCCGGTGTACAGGGAGGGGGACCGTATAGTCATCGATGACCCCAAGATAGACCTTGAGAGGACGGATGCCCTCTGCACCCATGCCCTTTCAACCATCCTCCACTACACCACAATCCTTGAGAGGAACTGGTGCCCCCTTGAACTCGGACTCACTGTGGAGGGGGACGAGGAGAGCGCATACATGCAGTGCATTGACCCGGGCAGACCCTACACCCATGGCGGGACCGTCATATTCAGGTGCAGGAGGATCAGATAG
- a CDS encoding Mth938-like domain-containing protein, which produces MFSHCSFGRVNFRGREYTHDLVIHTDGRVSKRMKELSRRRYGTSHILSEDELSEILEEEPDVIIVGTWVHGALRVPDMNLETRIISLPTCEAAEKYNRLIKRERVAAVIHVTC; this is translated from the coding sequence ATGTTCTCTCACTGCAGCTTCGGGAGGGTGAATTTCAGGGGCAGGGAGTACACCCATGACCTTGTGATACACACGGATGGAAGGGTCAGTAAAAGAATGAAGGAGCTCTCAAGGAGAAGGTACGGGACATCACACATCCTCTCCGAGGATGAACTATCAGAGATCCTTGAAGAGGAACCCGATGTCATCATCGTGGGCACATGGGTCCATGGAGCCCTCAGGGTCCCTGATATGAACCTTGAAACCAGGATAATCAGCCTTCCAACATGCGAAGCCGCAGAGAAGTACAACAGACTCATAAAAAGAGAGAGGGTGGCTGCGGTGATACATGTAACCTGCTGA
- a CDS encoding M48 family metallopeptidase: MRNIRIGDIETAYEVIRRPVKHPKIELRDGGIKLILPHSCDDPEGILRRHEAWIHRKLSYIRDARREAEGISLEDRSVDELRELIEGLAAELAGRLGVEYGRITLRTMRTKWGSCSSRGNLNFNTLLRHLPDELVEYVVLHELAHLVERKHNRDYWRIVSSVNPAHERMEHLLSVYWFAIDRDEGE; the protein is encoded by the coding sequence ATGAGGAATATAAGAATAGGTGACATTGAAACGGCCTATGAGGTCATAAGGAGGCCTGTCAAGCATCCAAAGATAGAACTGAGGGACGGCGGGATAAAACTCATACTCCCACATTCCTGTGATGACCCCGAGGGCATCCTGAGGAGACACGAGGCATGGATCCACAGGAAGCTCTCCTACATAAGGGACGCCAGGAGGGAGGCTGAGGGTATCAGCCTCGAGGACAGGTCAGTGGATGAGCTCAGGGAACTCATAGAGGGCCTTGCAGCTGAACTGGCAGGGAGGCTCGGGGTTGAGTATGGCAGGATAACCCTGAGGACCATGAGGACAAAGTGGGGTAGCTGCAGCTCCAGGGGGAACCTCAACTTCAACACCCTCCTCCGCCACCTCCCTGATGAGCTTGTGGAGTACGTTGTCCTCCATGAACTGGCACACCTAGTTGAGAGGAAGCATAACAGGGACTACTGGAGGATAGTCTCATCAGTTAACCCTGCCCATGAGAGGATGGAGCACCTTCTCTCGGTTTACTGGTTCGCCATAGACCGTGATGAGGGTGAATGA